From Scleropages formosus chromosome 9, fSclFor1.1, whole genome shotgun sequence, one genomic window encodes:
- the LOC108923510 gene encoding angiopoietin-related protein 1-like, with translation MRQVTWSLCAILCLSIWDVGTCQSGKPVPRKRRASDEDGKKCSYTFLIPQQKITGPICASSTGPEPDKDRVTRMDIADVREVLSKQRREIETLQLVVDVDGNLVNEMKLLRKESRNMNSRVTQLYMQLLHEIIRKRDNSLELAQLENRVLNVTAEMLRLAARYKDLESRYSAMASLVNNQSVLINALEEQCMRTYSRHEPPVVPPLVQVVPENLPVNNHFTNEIQRNHNRAFPRGSRKDSSPTEGPFGFPLPPQVNYSSEGPFRDCYQVRQAGHTSSGIYLLKPDGSDRLIQAWCEHGLDNGGWTVFQRRKDGSVNFFRNWENYKKGFGNIDSEYWLGLENIYNLGKQRDYRLLVELEDWVGKKVYAEYSSFHLEPENEFYKLRLGTYQGNAGDSLTSHNGKQFTTLDRDKDAFSGNCAHFHKGGWWYNACGQTNLNGVWYSGGVYRSKFQDGIFWADYGGGFYSLKSVRMMIRPID, from the exons ATGAGACAAGTGACATGGAGCCTGTGTGCAATACTGTGTCTTTCTATCTGGGATGTAGGAACCTGCCAGTCTGGGAAACCAGTACCTCGTAAACGGAGGGCATCTGATGAGGATGGCAAAAAATGCTCCTACACCTTCCTCATCCCTCAGCAGAAAATAACCGGACCGATTTGCGCCAGTTCGACCGGCCCAGAGCCCGACAAGGACCGGGTAACACGTATGGACATTGCGGATGTGCGCGAAGTGCTGTCCAAGCAGCGACGTGAGATTGAGACCCTGCAGCTGGTGGTGGATGTGGATGGCAACCTGGTGAACGAGATGAAACTGCTGCGCAAAGAGAGCCGCAATATGAACTCGCGAGTTACGCAGCTTTACATGCAGCTGCTGCACGAAATCATCCGAAAGCGTGATAACTCACTGGAACTGGCACAACTGGAGAACCGTGTGCTTAATGTCACAGCAGAGATGCTGCGCCTGGCTGCACGTTACAAGGACCTAGAGTCACGCTACTCAGCAATGGCCAGCCTGGTTAATAACCAGTCAGTACTCATCAATGCACTGGAGGAGCAGTGCATGCGCACCTACAGTCGCCACGAGCCACCTGTAGTACCACCTCTAGTGCAGGTGGTGCCAGAGAACCTTCCAGTCAACAACCACTTCACCAATGAGATCCAGAGGAATCACAATCGTGCCTTCCCACGTGGCTCCCGAAAGGACTCCTCCCCCACTGAAGGCCCCTTTGGGTTCCCCCTTCCACCACAGGTCAACTACAGCTCTGAAG GACCATTTCGGGACTGTTACCAGGTACGGCAAGCAGGACACACCTCCAGTGGGATATACCTACTGAAGCCAGATGGCAGTGACCGCCTGATTCAAGCATGGTGTGAGCATGGTCTGGACAACGGTGGTTGGACAGTCTTCCAAAGGAGAAAGGACGGCTCTGTCAATTTCTTTAGGAACTGGGAGAACTATAAG aaaGGATTTGGCAACATTGATAGTGAGTATTGGCTGGGTTTGGAGAACATCTACAACTTGGGAAAGCAACGGGACTACCGCCTACTGGTAGAGCTGGAAGACTGGGTGGGGAAGAAGGTCTACGCCGAGTACAGCAGTTTCCACCTGGAGCCTGAGAACGAGTTCTATAAGTTGCGCCTAGGCACCTACCAAGGCAATGCTGGTGACTCTCTCACCAGTCACAATGGAAAGCAATTTACTACGCTAGACCGTGACAAGGATGCCTTCTCAG gaAACTGTGCACACTTTCACAAAGGAGGGTGGTGGTACAATGCTTGTGGCCAAACAAATCTGAATGGAGTGTGGTATTCAGGAGGAGTGTACCGCAGCAAATTCCAGGACGGAATCTTCTGGGCAGACTATGGGGGTGGCTTCTACTCCCTGAAGTCAGTACGCATGATGATCCGGCCCATTGACTGA